ATTGTTGTGAGAATGCAACACACCCTGACAACATTTGTCGAAATGGTCAGAACGCCTAAAAAGGCGGCAGATGCTTGCCTTTTTTGCTTCACGATCGTCACTCCGCAGACCACTCTGAGACTGCGTTAAGACATTTGGCCGCAGTCGGTTATCGCTTGCCCCGGGGGGGCCCCGGAACTGGACTGTCAAGAAGGGTGATGGGGATTGTCATGAAGAAACTGGCTTTGTTAGCAACGGCGCTGGCAATGGTATCGGGTTCGGCTCTCGCTGCGGATATGCCTGTGAAGGCCGTGAAGGCTCCGCCGCCGCCGGCCTTCGAGCCGTGGGATATCGCCTTCGGCAGCGCGATCATGAACGACTACATCTTTCGCGGCATCACCCAGTCCAACCACAAACCTTCCGTGACCGCCTATTTCGAGCCACGTTACAATGTGACCAAGGACGTCCAGCTCTATGTCGGCACGTCCTTCGAGAGCATCTCGTTCCCGAACCGTGCGGCGGCTGAAGTCGACGTCTACGGCGGTGCGCGCGTGACGCTCGGCGCCTTCGCCTTCGACGTCGGCGCTTGGGGCTACCTCTATCCGGGCGGAACCTGCTTCAACGGCGCTGCCGCCACTCCCGCTGGCGTTCCGCTCAGCGCCGAATGCCAGTTGAACACGCTGGTCAACGGCAACGTCATCAAGAAGGACCTCAGCTTCTTCGAGGTTTATGGCAAGGTGAACTACACCTTCAACGACAACTTCTCGATGGGCGGCAACGTCTATTATACGCCGAGCTTCCTCAACAGCGGCGCCGAAGGCACCTACGCTTCGATCGTCGGCAAGGCGATTGCGCCGAGCGCCTGGTTCGGCACCAGCGGCATCGGCATGTATGTGTCGGGTGAGTTCGGCCGCCAGTGGCTGGGCACGTCCGACTCGTTCTATGGGACCGCAGTCTTCCCGAACGGCATCAACTATGCCGACTACAACACCTGGAACATCGGCATCGGCTTCACCTACAAGGTGTTCACGCTGGACCTCCGTTACTCCGACACCAACCTGTCGAAGGGTGATTGCAACGCCTTCACCAGCGACTTTGCGGCTCGCGGCAACATCACTGCATCGTCAGGTACCTTCGTGACCCCGATCAATCCGACCGGTGTTGGTTCGAACTGGTGCGGCGCCGCCGGTATCGTCAAGCTGTCGGCTGACCTGACCGCGATGACCAATCTGAAATAAGATCTTCCTGTTGAAGACGAGGGGGCGGCAGAGCGATCTGCCGCCCCTTTTCTTTTGGGTGGCGCGGATGAAACGGGATTGGCGGCGCGTGGTGCGGCAAGCGATCGCTCGCAACGATCACCGCAATGTCGTGGCGGGCGCGATCGCGGGGCTGGGCGGCGCCATTGCCATCGGCGCCATGGAGTTGTTCTCGTTCGCCGCGCATTATCCGCTCGCGGTGATTCCGTTCGCCACCTCGATCGTGCTGGTGATCGGATCGCCGGACGTCGAGCCGGCGCAGCCGCGCGCCCTGATCGGCGGCCACCTGATATCGGCGCTGGTCGGCCTCGCTGTGCTCAAGCTGACCGGGCCGCACGGCTGGGCCGCGGCCGCAGCCGTCGGCCTTTCCATTCTGGCGATGTACGTCACCGGGACCTTTCACCCGCCGGCGGGGATCAACCCGCTGCTGGTAGTGTCAGGCAATCTGCCATCGACATTCCTGCTGGCACCGGTGCTGGCCGGCGCGGTGCTTTTGACCGCGTTCTCCTATCTCTGGCACCGCGGCGTGCGCGGCCAGCCATGGCCGCGGCAATGGTGGTAGATCCAGGCTACGAGTCTCGGCGCTACTGAACCGACGCCAGCTTGCCGTCCTTCAGCGTGAAGCGATCGCCGTCACGCACCATCGTAATGTTGCGCTGGTGGAACGCATCCAGCGTCGAGCGGTGGCCGATCGAGATGATCGTGGTCGCCGGCAGTTGCTCCGCGACCAGCCTGTAAAGCGCCGCCTCCGACGGCTCATCGAGGGAGGCCGTGGCTTCGTCCAGGAACAGATAGTCCGGCGCGTGCAACAGCGCGCGCGCCAGCCCGAGGCGCTGCTGCTCGCCGAGCGAGAGCATGCGATTCCAGTGCGCTTCTTCCTCTAATCGCGCCGCGAACTGCGGCAGGCCGACATCCTTGAGGACTTCTCGGATCCTGTCGGCACTAAAGCTCGCGTCTTCGCCGGGATAGACGACTGCCGCATGCAGTGTTCCGATCGGCAAGTACGGACGCTGCGGCAGCATCATCAGGGCCGCGTTGGCGGGAATCTCGATTGCGCCACTGCCGAACGGCCAGATGCCGGCGATCGCGCGGAAGAGGGTCGACTTGCCGGCGCCTGACGGGCCGGTGACGAGCGTGCGTTCGCCGGGACGCAGGCTGAAATGGTCGGCCGCGACCAGCGGCGCGCCGTTCGGCAGCTTGACCACGAGCTGCGGTAGCGTGATCTCGCGCTCGGGCGAGGCGACGCTGTGGATCGAGGCGGGATCGACCGCGAGCTTTTCGGCGCTTTTGATCGAGCTCTCAAACCCGTCGAGACGGGCAACCACCGCACGCCATTCCGCCATGGTGCGATAGACCGTGACGAAGAAGGACAACGCGTCCTGCACCTGGCCGAAGGCTTCCGCGGTCTGGGTCAGTGCACCCAACTGGATCTTGTTGGCGAAGTAGGCGGGCGAGACCAGCCAGAAGGGAATCACCACCGCCGCCTGTCCATAGCTCTGGGTGAAGGCCGTCAGCCGCTTGGTGCGGCTCATGATGCCGTACCAGTTGGAGATGACGCGGGAAAAGCGCTCCGACAGCCGCTGGCGTTCGGCGGGCTCGCCCTTGAGCAGTGCAATCTGCTCGGAGTTTTCGCGCACCCGCACCAGGTTGAAGCGGAAGTCCGCCTCCAGCCGCTGCTGGTTGAAATCGAGGGTGACCAGCGGCGAGCCGATCCACTGCGTCAACGCGGTGCCGAAGATGGCGTAGATCAGCGCGGCCAACACCAGATAGCCGGGGATCGAGAAATCGATGCCGTACAGCACCAGCGGTGCCGCCGCCGACAATCCCCAGAGGATGACGACAAAGGACGCCAGCGAGACGATGGAGCTGAGCAGCCCCACCCCTATCGCGAGCGTCTGGCTGACGAATAGCTTGACGTCGTCGCTCATGCGCTGGTCGGGGTTGTCGGCCGCGTCGCCCTGCAGCTGCATGCGGTAGTGATTGGCGTCATGCAGCCATTCGCCGAGGTATTTCGTGGTCATCCAGCTACGCCAGCGGATCTGGAGCCACTGGTTCAGATAGAGCTGATAGACTTGGAGCCCGACCAGGATCGTGGCGAGCACACAAAACACCAGCATTTCGTGGGCGAAACTGTTCCAGTCCTTCTCCTGCAGCGCGTTGTAGAAGCGTGCGCGCCACAGATTGATCAGCACGGCGTTTCCGACCAGCGCCAGCTCGATGGCGATCACCGCGGCCAGCAGGCCGCGGCCGGCCCATTTGTCCTCGGAATTGAAATACGGAGCGGCGATGCGCCACACCGTCGCGAGCGTCGAGCGGATGTTGTTCACAGATTACCGTCTCCGGGGGATGGGGCTTAACGCACTGATAGAATGGAAGAATTAAGGTCTGCTACGAAGGTTGTAGAATTCGTGGCCTGCGGCGGCTTGTCGCGCCCTTCGACTAGACCCTAGCATGGGCATAACGGCGAGGGGCGGCGGCCATCGAACTTCGCGAGGTTGTGAGCGGATTTTGGCGAAGCCGGATCAACCCCCAATCCCGCATGCAGGAACCGCTCCCGCGATCGCCGAAGAACGTGCCTGACCGTCCACGCTGGCGGCCTCGCCAATAACAATGTGGGGGAGAACCGCAATGTGGAATCAAATCTATAACCCGCTTGACAACACGGCGCTGTCGACGATCGCCGCCGCCGTGCCTGTCGTCACGCTGCTGGTGCTGATCGCCAGCGGCAAGGTCAAGGCGCACGTCGCGGCGATCATTGCCGTGATCCTGACCAACCTGATTGCGATCTTCATCTTCACCATGCCAGCGGGGATGTCGATCCGTGCTTCCTTGCTCGGCGTCGTCGCCGGGTTCTTCCCGATCGGCTGGATCGTGCTGAACGTCATCTTTCTCTACCAGCTCACGGTTGCAACCGGCCAATTCGAATTGTTGAAACGCGCGGTCGGCGGCGTCACCGAGGACCGGCGCCTGCAACTGCTGTTGATCGCGTTTTCGTTCGGCGCGTTCTTCGAGGGCGCTTCCGGCTTTGGTACGCCGGTCGCGATCACCGGCTCGGTCCTGATCGGCCTCGGCTTCTCTCCGCTGGCCGCCTCCGGCCTGTCGCTGATCGCCAATACTGCGCCGGTGGCTTATGGCGCGCTCGGTACGCCGATCCAGGGTCTCGCCTCGGTCACGGGGCTAGATCCCTACATCCTCGGCGCGATGGTCGGTCGGCAATTGCCGGTGTTCTCGCTGATCGTGCCGTTCTGGGTGGTATGGGCCTTCGCCGGCTGGCGCGGCATGAAGGAGGTCTGGCCGGCCATTCTGGTGACTGGCCTTTCGTTCGCGATCCCGCAATTCGTGATCTCGAACTTCATCAACCCCTGGATCGTCGATATCGGCGCCTCGCTAATCTCGATGGGCTGCCTGATCCTGTTCCTCAGGGTGTGGCAGCCCAAGCAACTCTGGCTGTCGGCGGCGCTGCGCGGCCGGGATGAATCGGCGGCGACCATGACCGCGCCGAAACCCATGGACACGACGCCGCTGACCCAGAGCCAGCTCTGGAGCGCGCTGTTGCCGTGGATCATCGTCTGCGTCGTGATGCTGATCTGGGGCAATGGCGCGTTCAAGACCTGGGCGAACTCGATCTTCACCTGGAATTATCCCGTTCCCGACCTGCACAATATGATCAACAAGGTGCCGCCGGTGGCGGCCAAGCCGACACCGGAAGGGGCGGTGTTCGCGTTCACCTACCTGTCGTTCACCGGCACCGGCATGTTGATTGCCGCGATCGTTTCCGGCCTGCTGGCGGGCTTTGGTCCGGCCAGGATGATCGGGGAATATGGCCGAACCATCAAGCTGTGCGCGATCTCGCTGATCACGATCTCGGCGATGCTGGCGATCGGCACGTTGACGCGGCTCTCGGGCGTCGATGCGACGCTCGGTCTCGCCTTCGCTGCAACCGGCGTGCTCTATCCCTTCTTCGGGACGCTGCTCGGCTGGCTCGGCGTGGCGTTGACGGGATCGGACACGGCGTCGAACATCCTGTTCGGCAATCTGCAGAAGATTACCTCCGAACAACTCGGCTTGTCCCCGGTGCTGATGGCCGCCGCCAACTCCTCCGGTGGCGTGATGGGCAAGATGATCGACGCGCAATCGATCGTGGTCGCCTCCACCGCAACCAACTGGTACGGACACGAAAGCACGATCCTGCGCTTCGTGTTCAAGCATTCGATCGCGCTGGCCTGTCTCGTCGGCCTTCTCGTCATGTTGCAGGCCTATGTCTACCCGTTTACGGAGATGGTCCTGAAATAGGGCGGTCATCGACGCGGACATCCAACCCCGCGGCGGTGCCGCGGGGGAGCCTCATCCTCCGGAATTCGACAGCATCTCCTGGAGTATTGCCTCGACCGTGTGCGGCGAAATCCCGAGTTCAACAATTCCAGGCATTTCCGGCGATGATACGGTGTCGATTTGCACCAGTTCCACTTGATTGCGCGTGAGGAGTGGGCTCGGGAGCATTTCGGAGGCCCATGCGAGTGCATGCCAAACGGCAAACGGCACTGGAACCAGTCGGGGCACAAGTCCGGCTTGGTGCGCCACGGCTCTAACAAACTCCTCGTAAGAGTAGACGCGAGGGCCGCCGAACTCGAAGATCCTTGGCGTCTCGGCGCGCTGCATGATCCGTCCAATCGCGTTCGCAACATCTCCCACATAGACCGGCTGCAATCTGGTCACGCCGCGGCCGAACATCGGATAGACGGGAAGCTGGCGGAGGAGCTTGAGGATGACGGTGAGAAATGCGTCGTCCGGTCCGAACATCACCGCCGGACGGATGAAAGTTGCCTCGACGAACGCGGCGCGGACCGCCAGTTCGCCCTCGCCACGCTTTCGGATATAGCGTGATTGTGAGGCGGCATCGGCGCCGATTCCTGAAAGGTGGACGAGTCTTTCGACTCCGGCCTTGTGTGCTTGAACTGCTACCCGTCGGGCGGCCTCGACGTGAACGGAATGAAAAGTCGCCTGTCCGCGCTCGGCGTAAAGACTGACCGCATTTACAACGCCGTAGGTGTCGGCAAGCGCATCTGCGACGGACCGCTCGTCGTGAATGTTGGCCTTTACAGATTGAAGTTGCGGATCATCAGGGCCACGCGGCGTGTGTCCCCGATCCGGACGCCTTGACGCGATCCGAACGGGAAATCCGCGAGCGCGCAGATGTTGAACGATGCGGTGGCCCAGAAAGCCGGTTCCGCCGAACACGGTGACGGTCTGACCGTTCGTTACCGCCATGGCTCATTCGCCTGGTAACGTCGCAATCTGCGCATTATAGCAGCCTCGAACCCTGCTGCGAGGAATAACCGCGGCTTCCACCGAGCCGAGTGGCTACCATCGGAATTTATCAGTGCGCGCCCTAGCCAATCACATCGTTGTTCAATAGAACGGCGCGTCGATTCGTGAAGGGCGTTCGTATATTTCCGAGAGGTTGCATGGTTTCATTCGCGCGTATGTTTCGGGCCGGCATCGCCCCGGTCTTGCTGATGACCGCCGCCCTGCAATTCTGCCCAGCTC
This portion of the Bradyrhizobium sp. AZCC 2262 genome encodes:
- a CDS encoding TorF family putative porin, which encodes MKKLALLATALAMVSGSALAADMPVKAVKAPPPPAFEPWDIAFGSAIMNDYIFRGITQSNHKPSVTAYFEPRYNVTKDVQLYVGTSFESISFPNRAAAEVDVYGGARVTLGAFAFDVGAWGYLYPGGTCFNGAAATPAGVPLSAECQLNTLVNGNVIKKDLSFFEVYGKVNYTFNDNFSMGGNVYYTPSFLNSGAEGTYASIVGKAIAPSAWFGTSGIGMYVSGEFGRQWLGTSDSFYGTAVFPNGINYADYNTWNIGIGFTYKVFTLDLRYSDTNLSKGDCNAFTSDFAARGNITASSGTFVTPINPTGVGSNWCGAAGIVKLSADLTAMTNLK
- a CDS encoding HPP family protein; protein product: MKRDWRRVVRQAIARNDHRNVVAGAIAGLGGAIAIGAMELFSFAAHYPLAVIPFATSIVLVIGSPDVEPAQPRALIGGHLISALVGLAVLKLTGPHGWAAAAAVGLSILAMYVTGTFHPPAGINPLLVVSGNLPSTFLLAPVLAGAVLLTAFSYLWHRGVRGQPWPRQWW
- a CDS encoding ABC transporter ATP-binding protein/permease, which gives rise to MNNIRSTLATVWRIAAPYFNSEDKWAGRGLLAAVIAIELALVGNAVLINLWRARFYNALQEKDWNSFAHEMLVFCVLATILVGLQVYQLYLNQWLQIRWRSWMTTKYLGEWLHDANHYRMQLQGDAADNPDQRMSDDVKLFVSQTLAIGVGLLSSIVSLASFVVILWGLSAAAPLVLYGIDFSIPGYLVLAALIYAIFGTALTQWIGSPLVTLDFNQQRLEADFRFNLVRVRENSEQIALLKGEPAERQRLSERFSRVISNWYGIMSRTKRLTAFTQSYGQAAVVIPFWLVSPAYFANKIQLGALTQTAEAFGQVQDALSFFVTVYRTMAEWRAVVARLDGFESSIKSAEKLAVDPASIHSVASPEREITLPQLVVKLPNGAPLVAADHFSLRPGERTLVTGPSGAGKSTLFRAIAGIWPFGSGAIEIPANAALMMLPQRPYLPIGTLHAAVVYPGEDASFSADRIREVLKDVGLPQFAARLEEEAHWNRMLSLGEQQRLGLARALLHAPDYLFLDEATASLDEPSEAALYRLVAEQLPATTIISIGHRSTLDAFHQRNITMVRDGDRFTLKDGKLASVQ
- a CDS encoding L-lactate permease, translated to MWNQIYNPLDNTALSTIAAAVPVVTLLVLIASGKVKAHVAAIIAVILTNLIAIFIFTMPAGMSIRASLLGVVAGFFPIGWIVLNVIFLYQLTVATGQFELLKRAVGGVTEDRRLQLLLIAFSFGAFFEGASGFGTPVAITGSVLIGLGFSPLAASGLSLIANTAPVAYGALGTPIQGLASVTGLDPYILGAMVGRQLPVFSLIVPFWVVWAFAGWRGMKEVWPAILVTGLSFAIPQFVISNFINPWIVDIGASLISMGCLILFLRVWQPKQLWLSAALRGRDESAATMTAPKPMDTTPLTQSQLWSALLPWIIVCVVMLIWGNGAFKTWANSIFTWNYPVPDLHNMINKVPPVAAKPTPEGAVFAFTYLSFTGTGMLIAAIVSGLLAGFGPARMIGEYGRTIKLCAISLITISAMLAIGTLTRLSGVDATLGLAFAATGVLYPFFGTLLGWLGVALTGSDTASNILFGNLQKITSEQLGLSPVLMAAANSSGGVMGKMIDAQSIVVASTATNWYGHESTILRFVFKHSIALACLVGLLVMLQAYVYPFTEMVLK
- a CDS encoding complex I NDUFA9 subunit family protein, whose protein sequence is MAVTNGQTVTVFGGTGFLGHRIVQHLRARGFPVRIASRRPDRGHTPRGPDDPQLQSVKANIHDERSVADALADTYGVVNAVSLYAERGQATFHSVHVEAARRVAVQAHKAGVERLVHLSGIGADAASQSRYIRKRGEGELAVRAAFVEATFIRPAVMFGPDDAFLTVILKLLRQLPVYPMFGRGVTRLQPVYVGDVANAIGRIMQRAETPRIFEFGGPRVYSYEEFVRAVAHQAGLVPRLVPVPFAVWHALAWASEMLPSPLLTRNQVELVQIDTVSSPEMPGIVELGISPHTVEAILQEMLSNSGG